In one window of Gossypium hirsutum isolate 1008001.06 chromosome A01, Gossypium_hirsutum_v2.1, whole genome shotgun sequence DNA:
- the LOC107917933 gene encoding LOW QUALITY PROTEIN: ribosomal protein S14, mitochondrial (The sequence of the model RefSeq protein was modified relative to this genomic sequence to represent the inferred CDS: substituted 2 bases at 2 genomic stop codons) produces the protein MRQSHRGAAFCKKMRGKLNKMSEKXNIRDHKRRFLAAKYELRRKLYKAFCKDPDLPSDMRDKHRYKLSKLPRNSSFARVRNRCISTGHPRSVYEFFXISRIVFRGLASRGPLMGIKKSSW, from the coding sequence ATGAGACAAAGCCACCGTGGAGCGGCTTTTTGCAAAAAGATGAGGGGGAAACTCAATAAGATGTCGGAGAAGTGAAATATACGAGATCACAAACGTAGATTTCTCGCAGCTAAATATGAATTAAGACGAAAGCTTTATAAAGCCTTTTGTAAAGATCCCGATCTTCCTAGTGATATGCGGGACAAACATCGTTATAAGTTGTCCAAGTTGCCAAGAAATAGTTCCTTTGCACGAGTAAGAAACCGATGTATTTCCACGGGTCACCCTCGTTCCGTATATGAGTTCTTTTGAATTTCTCGTATCGTTTTCCGTGGATTAGCATCTCGAGGTCCTTTGATGGGCATAAAGAAATCTTCTTGGTAG